In a single window of the Acidobacteriota bacterium genome:
- a CDS encoding polysaccharide biosynthesis tyrosine autokinase encodes MENDQRLTPLPVTTDLQPAQVDYPFNYSPSYDDSFESKRSIRQYVNVVIKRLPVILALTVLVTAAAAIYSYRQPSIFQAQTAIIIEPRKPEVTKKDVININFGNDQTYYNTQLKLLQNHDLMKRVVVSLGLHREANLFGSSGMGIWSTIKGLFGGSNQPEENAGMLPVVSEDGADGAKAGEVQLSPEESRRADLYAATLVGGLRVEQVERTNIVNISVTSTKPEIAAKVADKVAELFIKEDIERETSGALKAYEDLANSIEDLKATIIKQENDYIEEMRSANLPLQERGGDLRANNLEALLGQWRTAYDDANKIQTLYTAALNASGKGDILSVVGDNKAIQDARSQNLKRRADLEKRIEDMDKQINAAREKRQTLLAKYTEEYREVQAVDAQIRELEAQKAEVSREVSSKITEEGKKLEADAEREVMASLRAQLAAAQQREGRARAAFEAAAAKANFEGQVETKLIGSKREIESNRSLLDTYVQRQKEQELAIASGRPNNIKIQSNAVTPTAPIGPQRTQNILVAMLIAFAAGVGLAFLLDYLDDSVKSSDDISRHLGLPTLALIPHQFANEKRKMLPSASRNGPGAVQGSALITLDDRNSPMAEAYRHLRTSLLFSSAGKPPQTILVTSAQPSEGKTTTAINTAITLAQADADVIIIDCDLRRPRLHSHFGLENARGITNYLSGDRDLDSIVRTYDDLPRLKVITSGPIPPNPAELLSSNEMRHLLEELSAKYKHVIVDSPPAISFTDAAIISTLVDGVVLVAMANKSSMHLMRQFKQRVHNMGARIYGVVLNGIKSGSVEYDYYGSGYYHYYSRSSEDTSTPYMDDERY; translated from the coding sequence GGCTGCCTGTCATTTTGGCCCTAACCGTGTTGGTCACGGCCGCCGCCGCGATCTATTCGTACCGCCAGCCGTCGATATTCCAGGCACAGACAGCGATCATCATCGAACCGCGAAAGCCTGAGGTCACCAAAAAAGACGTCATCAACATCAATTTCGGAAACGATCAGACGTACTACAATACACAGCTCAAACTCCTCCAAAATCACGACCTGATGAAGCGAGTGGTCGTTTCGCTTGGCCTGCATCGCGAAGCAAACCTGTTCGGCTCATCGGGGATGGGCATTTGGTCCACGATCAAAGGGCTATTCGGCGGCTCAAACCAGCCTGAAGAGAATGCGGGCATGCTGCCCGTGGTTTCAGAGGACGGCGCCGATGGTGCGAAAGCAGGCGAGGTTCAGCTCTCGCCTGAGGAAAGCCGCCGTGCGGATCTGTATGCTGCGACCTTGGTCGGCGGCCTCCGTGTAGAACAGGTCGAAAGAACAAATATCGTAAATATCTCGGTCACGAGCACGAAACCCGAGATCGCCGCCAAGGTCGCGGACAAGGTCGCAGAGCTTTTCATCAAGGAAGATATCGAGCGCGAAACGTCAGGAGCGCTAAAGGCCTACGAAGACCTCGCCAACTCGATCGAAGACCTGAAAGCGACCATCATCAAGCAGGAGAACGACTACATCGAAGAGATGCGGTCAGCGAATCTGCCGCTGCAGGAACGCGGCGGCGACCTGCGTGCAAACAACCTCGAAGCCCTGCTCGGCCAGTGGCGCACTGCGTATGACGATGCGAACAAGATACAGACGCTGTACACCGCAGCTCTGAATGCCAGCGGTAAAGGCGACATACTTTCCGTTGTAGGCGACAACAAAGCTATCCAGGACGCCCGCAGCCAGAATCTAAAGCGCCGTGCCGACCTCGAAAAACGTATCGAGGACATGGACAAGCAGATAAATGCGGCACGCGAAAAACGGCAGACACTGCTTGCGAAATACACCGAAGAATATCGTGAGGTCCAGGCAGTTGATGCTCAGATCCGCGAACTCGAAGCTCAAAAGGCCGAAGTCAGCAGGGAAGTTTCCTCAAAGATCACCGAGGAAGGCAAAAAGCTGGAAGCCGACGCCGAGCGTGAGGTGATGGCAAGCCTTCGTGCTCAGCTTGCCGCCGCTCAACAGCGTGAAGGCCGAGCCCGTGCTGCCTTTGAGGCAGCGGCCGCTAAGGCCAATTTCGAGGGCCAGGTCGAAACCAAACTCATCGGCTCGAAACGCGAGATCGAATCGAACCGCAGCCTGCTCGACACCTACGTGCAGCGGCAAAAGGAACAGGAACTCGCCATCGCGAGCGGCCGCCCGAACAACATCAAGATCCAAAGCAACGCCGTCACGCCGACGGCGCCGATAGGCCCGCAGAGGACACAGAACATTCTGGTTGCGATGCTGATCGCGTTCGCCGCGGGCGTCGGCCTTGCGTTCCTGTTGGATTATCTCGACGATTCGGTCAAAAGTTCTGACGACATCAGTCGGCACCTCGGCCTGCCGACGCTTGCTCTTATTCCGCATCAGTTCGCTAATGAGAAGCGTAAAATGCTGCCGTCCGCATCCAGAAACGGGCCGGGAGCCGTGCAGGGCAGCGCCTTGATCACGCTCGACGACCGTAATTCGCCTATGGCGGAGGCGTATCGCCACCTGCGTACGTCGCTGCTTTTCTCAAGTGCAGGCAAGCCGCCGCAGACGATACTCGTCACATCGGCACAGCCGTCCGAAGGAAAAACGACGACCGCGATAAATACTGCCATCACGCTCGCTCAGGCCGATGCTGACGTGATCATCATCGACTGCGATCTTCGCCGTCCGCGTCTGCACAGCCACTTCGGGCTCGAGAATGCACGCGGCATCACGAACTACCTTTCCGGCGATCGTGATCTGGACAGCATCGTCCGCACCTATGACGATCTGCCGCGGCTGAAGGTGATCACCAGCGGCCCGATACCGCCGAATCCCGCGGAACTTCTCAGCTCGAACGAGATGCGCCATCTGCTTGAGGAGCTTTCGGCCAAATACAAACACGTAATTGTCGATTCGCCGCCGGCCATCTCCTTTACCGACGCTGCCATCATCTCGACCTTGGTTGACGGCGTAGTGCTCGTCGCTATGGCGAACAAGAGTTCGATGCATCTGATGCGTCAGTTCAAACAGCGCGTCCACAACATGGGAGCCCGCATATACGGCGTCGTTCTCAACGGCATCAAATCCGGCTCCGTCGAATACGATTACTACGGCTCCGGCTATTATCACTACTATTCACGCAGCTCCGAGGACACTTCGACGCCCTACATGGACGACGAGCGTTACTAG
- a CDS encoding lytic transglycosylase domain-containing protein has product MNVNEGLATRELYRNASYTPVKMAAGSGLKGFSTGNSVIDSYIVESGARYGVDPMLVYAVMHQESSFKVGATSHKGASGLMQLMPATARRLGVTNIYDPKQNIDGGVKYLRMLLNMFNGDVVLALAGYNAGEGAVMRYGNNVPPFRETQEYVRRISARYNQMTDGSFARNAKRLPVTEVAKLEKKESRPLTVYEPAPVAIRLADGRMRLVSQ; this is encoded by the coding sequence ATGAACGTCAACGAAGGCCTCGCGACGCGAGAGCTTTACAGGAACGCGAGCTACACACCCGTAAAGATGGCTGCCGGTTCCGGCCTGAAGGGCTTTTCGACCGGAAATTCCGTGATCGATTCGTACATTGTCGAGTCCGGTGCCCGATACGGCGTCGATCCGATGCTTGTTTACGCCGTGATGCATCAGGAATCGTCATTCAAGGTCGGAGCCACGTCGCATAAAGGTGCAAGCGGCCTGATGCAGCTGATGCCCGCGACGGCACGCCGTCTCGGTGTGACGAATATATACGACCCGAAACAAAACATCGACGGCGGCGTGAAATATCTCCGTATGCTGCTGAATATGTTCAACGGCGATGTCGTACTCGCCCTGGCGGGCTACAACGCGGGCGAAGGTGCCGTTATGCGATACGGGAACAACGTGCCGCCTTTCCGCGAAACGCAGGAATACGTGCGGCGCATTTCTGCACGATATAACCAAATGACGGACGGCAGTTTTGCACGCAATGCGAAGCGGCTGCCCGTGACCGAGGTCGCAAAGCTCGAAAAGAAAGAATCGCGGCCGCTGACAGTTTATGAACCGGCGCCGGTGGCGATCAGGCTTGCCGATGGACGCATGAGGCTGGTAAGTCAATAG